From Glycine max cultivar Williams 82 chromosome 11, Glycine_max_v4.0, whole genome shotgun sequence, the proteins below share one genomic window:
- the LOC100813071 gene encoding uncharacterized protein isoform X1 produces MANDTGSGRVVTEKGLATRSSRETLGKNALASGSATNATPNRKSERLEKRTPPSLSARITVRFGQKTPSPLRRSERTKNASPSPSSDPSASKSKSSGSKSNCSGKQLAFEASADEDDDDEKSGAEASSRLRPKRMTAGEYRALFVKPKIDCNEKTNGMDRSTEGDCHEKTNGMDRSTQEDCHEKPNGMNRSTQEDCHDKTNGMYRSTQEDCHEKSNGVDMSAQEGDDGARDKIDVCLKENCFDSARDDKDILLPEDANSKEMRAESKLSGPLKELLDNNATLNSLVPSNAATCEPPSGASERVQSESCMEETSQKSGSRDSIINENLIRKCVENDKGEKSISLKRKKNMLDMHSDASAMLVDNNISNLIEDAHPSRICGNVVETSGSCSKRIRRISLSESDVKKGGRKTANNVDQPSSKSNGENLSTRNKEGNSGDSVDPEIPQGNTVETEKIRKQQRSLHLLLKPEIANLCEILHLPENVKSMVENCLEYTMNNYQICTEPVSILQAFQLSLCWTAAALLNHKLDFEESLMLAKQNLNFDCKKEVVDEINSRLWDLKEFFLKLTGNSNVASYPKASESSNGVYSFIEETPEVELVKNDNSKNIKNVQKSKSQWNKLLLTQQEEKQKLKKDIENENGEFWRRYRIHRAAIQSCSPNDVTKEQKLKVFNSEYMKIIRELERQHEICLKDLEDKQLKTRLTFQEISAPDELINPVTSNKSGTKVDQTCDQAQHSNAPKDLVSDHVVEGEGFNDIVEIMTRTGTGIGLSEAPDANASVVVPCSSTVELQTPLVKHAYANEMDIVASKDGPVSGNKCYNVAENEYDSQGNIFSKHYNSREQCSDGAISSPEEGEFVNYSCESHDFWKDAITQVLPSSNEEICDGITLDIQCSDGAISSPEDGEFVNYSSESHDFGQDAMTRVLLSSNEEMCDWKTLDVQRSDGAISLPEEGECINYSCESHDFGQDAIAQVLPSSNEEICDGKTLDVPCGEVSPTGCNTSSSNGDHVEIPSSRQGELDGTILSNPVCGSSIEVGANGSNDGAKNMAPLNSQSSEEHIPCVNTISTPNCVNAAQIHEADDNNGSKNAETLNSSLSDERISSLNSKSPQDHVRNENAMCMQNCENFAPSLEDDDGDGSTIVIPNPPLIDERNADRTIVLNRDAHVGMLETVNLTPSTEQISGGAVDEDGLPNHIPKSSVLDSVLSRPREADSPSNSSDADCIILSNQPSLEKQNHEVLSNIPVGQIPVEVSDTCHERITVNVLDGEEAVGRPATVNCTDYPENIIPLNSSSMDQISNGGPLLDGDLSSGPCATSPGNGLTLPDEQIPVLVPENSDKVARCQLTDSAVVKKNAISDQQEGVCRTMTENSLSQETPVSRTVHDLMEPLEPLQSLSSVESPPDPDTAREMPNTLISSPVDIVPDNQSINVSLVMEPPEQEGQLLSAGFLSSNQDLSNLPLVTGNKDQPSDEDDLPYHISEIQNQVVQQASYSDQQEGACRTMTENSLSLETPVSRPVDDLMEPLEQVQPLSSVESPPDRDTAREMQNILVSSSVDFVPDNQSINDSLVMEPPEQEGQLPSAGILSSNQDLANLPLVTRTEDQPSNEDGIPNHIPETSIEIQNQAVGQCASNVELDSCSRQVVHPASNMDLDSLLPGGFRRQSSDTRNLSTLTENNSHPVQPASQSASRIIRHLCLDPLTNELERLRILTDQNMKEYENKKLQLKCDFEKELEELYRKYDIKRKEIEVEFQNIRKNLDTRNKIVFVNKILAEAFRAKSMDLKVSGASRMQQDASVPMQLFQLASQQNATQPCLVGASSCGPPAASVQSSYATTTTQTMVSPIQATYSTPGTFSSVSPRLPHINSLSSPLGNVQTAGEIRAPAPHLQPYRPPTSIPASSPCTVPHGRPGQPTPGNIPVTSPPFSHRTPRPMPANFQSVPHRGHWPVSTGGLSTPNLSAAMNSRGDANSQPGINLANVRPHMPDLPTLMNLNLSKFGCNSSPANSAHQATSPDVVCLSDDE; encoded by the exons ATGGCGAACGACACTGGTTCCGGTCGCGTCGTCACAGAGAAAGGACTGGCTACGAGGTCTTCGAGAGAGACATTAGGGAAGAATGCGCTTGCGAGCGGTTCCGCCACGAACGCCACTCCGAATCGCAAGTCGGAACGGCTCGAGAAGCGGACGCCGCCGTCGCTCTCGGCGAGAATCACGGTGAGATTCGGTCAGAAGACGCCGAGTCCGTTGCGGAGATCTGAGAGAACGAAGAAcgcttctccttctccttcttcgGATCCTTCGGCTTCGAAATCCAAGAGTTCGGGTTCGAAGAGCAATTGCAGTGGGAAACAGTTGGCGTTTGAGGCTAGCGCtgacgaagatgatgatgatgagaaaAGTGGCGCGGAAGCTTCTTCGAGACTTAGACCTAAGAGAATGACTGCGGGCGAGTATCGTGCTCTCTTTGTTAAACCTAAGATAG ATTGCAATGAGAAGACAAATGGGATGGATAGGTCAACTGAAGGAG ATTGCCATGAGAAGACAAATGGAATGGATAGGTCAACTCAAGAAG ATTGCCATGAGAAGCCAAATGGGATGAATAGATCAACTCAAGAAG ATTGCCATGATAAGACAAATGGGATGTATAGGTCAACTCAAGAAG ATTGCCATGAGAAGTCAAATGGGGTGGATATGTCAGCTCAGGAAGGTGATGACGGGGCTAGGGACAAGATTGACGTGTGCCTTAAAGAGAATTGTTTTGATTCTGCCAGGGATGATAAGGATATTCTTCTACCTGAAGATGCCAATAGTAAAGAGATGAGAGCTGAGTCTAAGTTGAGTGGGCCTTTGAAAGAACTATTAGATAATAATGCGACTCTAAATTCATTGGTACCGTCTAATGCTGCAACCTGTGAGCCGCCCAGTGGGGCGTCTGAAAGGGTTCAGTCTGAATCGTGCATGGAGGAGACATCACAGAAGTCAGGGTCAAGGGATTccataataaatgaaaatttgattaGGAAATGTGTTGAGAATGATAAGGGTGAAAAATCAATatctttgaagagaaaaaaaaatatgttggacATGCATTCAGATGCTTCTGCTATGTTGGTTGACAATAACATCAGCAACTTGATTGAGGATGCTCACCCATCAAGGATATGTGGCAATGTTGTGGAGACCAGCGGGTCATGTTCCAAAAGGATAAG gcgTATCTCCTTATCAGAATCAGATGTGAAAAAGGGTGGGAGGAAAACTGCCAATAATGTTgatcagccttcttcaaaatctaatGGTGAAAATTTATCTACTAGGAACAAGGAAG GAAATTCTGGAGATTCAGTGG ACCCAGAGATACCTCAAGGGAACACTGTTGAAACAGAGAAAATACGAAAACAGCAGAGGAGCTTACATCTTTTACTGAAGCCAGAGATAGCAAATCTTTGTGAAATTCTGCATCTGCCT GAAAATGTCAAGAGTATGGTTGAAAATTGTCTTGAATATACTATGAACAATTATCAGATCTGTACAGAACCAGTGTCAATATTACAGGCTTTTCAACTATCTCTG TGTTGGACTGCTGCTGCTTTGCTAAATCACAAACTTGACTTTGAAGAGTCCCTCATGCTTGCTAAGCAGAACTTGAATTTTGACTGCAAGAAGGAAGTGGTGGATGAAATTAATTCAAGACTCTGGGATctgaaggaattttttttaaaactcacaGGAAACTCTAATGTTGCCAGCTATCCAAAAGCTTCTGAGTCATCAAATGGGGTTTATTCATTTATTGAAGAGACACCAGAGGTTGAATTAGTAAAAAAtgacaattctaaaaatattaaaaacgtTCAGAAGAGTAAAAGCCAGTGGAATAAGCTACTTCTGACACAACAAGAAGAGAAGCAAAAGTTGAAAAAagatattgaaaatgaaaatggtgaATTTTGGAGAAGGTACCGAATACACAGGGCAGCTATTCAATCATGTTCTCCCAATGATGTAACCAAAGAGCAAAAGCTCAAGGTTTTCAACAGTgaatacatgaaaataattaGAGAATTGGAAAGGCAGCATGAGATATGTCTCAAGGATCTTGAGGACAAGCAATTAAAAACAAGGCTGACATTCCAAGAGATTTCAGCACCTGATGAATTGATAAACCCAGTTACTTCAAACAAATCTGGGACTAAGGTTGACCAGACTTGTGATCAAGCCCAGCATTCTAATGCTCCGAAAGACCTTGTGTCTGATCATGTTGTCGAAGGAGAGGGTTTCAATGATATAGTTGAAATCATGACAAGGACTGGAACTGGGATTGGATTATCTGAAGCTCCTGATGCCAATGCCTCTGTAGTTGTACCATGCAGTAGCACAGTTGAACTGCAAACTCCTCTGGTCAAACATGCTTATGCTAATGAGATGGACATAGTGGCTTCAAAAGATGGACCAGTATCTGGAAATAAGTGCTATAATGTTGCTGAAAATGAATATGATAGTCAAGGAAATATTTTCTCTAAGCATTACAATTCCAGAGAACAATGTTCTGATGGAGCTATTAGCTCGCCAGAGGAGGGGGAGTTTGTAAATTATAGTTGTGAATCTCATGATTTTTGGAAGGATGCTATAACACAAGTTCTGCCTTCATCTAATGAAGAGATATGTGATGGGATAACATTAGATATTCAATGTTCTGATGGAGCTATTAGCTCGCCAGAGGATGGGGAGTTTGTAAATTATAGTTCTGAATCTCATGATTTTGGGCAGGATGCTATGACACGGGTTCTGCTTTCATCTAATGAAGAGATGTGTGATTGGAAAACATTAGATGTTCAGCGTTCTGATGGAGCTATTAGCTTGCCAGAGGAGGGGGAGTGTATAAATTATAGTTGTGAATCTCATGATTTTGGGCAGGATGCTATAGCCCAAGTTCTGCCTTCATCTAATGAAGAGATATGTGATGGGAAAACATTAGATGTTCCCTGTGGAGAGGTGTCTCCTACAGGGTGTAACACCAGCAGTTCAAATGGTGATCATGTTGAAATTCCTTCTTCTAGGCAAGGGGAACTTGATGGGACTATACTGAGCAATCCTGTTTGTGGTTCATCAATAGAAGTTGGGGCTAATGGTTCCAATGATGGTGCAAAGAATATGGCACCCTTGAATTCTCAATCATCTGAAGAACATATCCCATGTGTAAATACCATATCCACACCAAATTGTGTGAATGCTGCACAAATCCATGAGGCTGATGACAATAATGGTTCAAAAAATGCTGAAACTCTGAACTCATCTTTGTCTGATGAAAGAATTTCCTCCTTGAATTCAAAATCACCTCAAGACCATGTCCGTAATGAAAATGCCATGTGCATGCAAAATTGTGAGAATTTTGCACCGAGCCTTGAGGATGATGACGGTGATGGTTCAACTATTGTCATTCCAAATCCACCTTTGATTGATGAGAGAAATGCTGATAGGACCATAGTATTAAATAGAGATGCACATGTGGGAATGCTTGAGACTGTCAATCTCACTCCATCCACAGAGCAAATATCTGGAGGTGCAGTAGATGAAGATGGTCTCCCCAACCACATTCCCAAGTCATCAGTTTTAGATAGTGTATTGTCCAGACCACGCGAAGCTGATAGTCCTAGTAATAGCTCGGATGCTGATTGTATTATTCTTTCAAATCAACCTTCTTTAGAGAAACAAAATCATGAAGTCTTATCAAACATACCTGTTGGACAAATTCCAGTTGAAGTGTCAGACACTTGTCATGAGAGGATTACTGTAAATGTATTAGATGGGGAGGAAGCTGTGGGAAGGCCTGCCACAGTCAATTGTACTGATTATCCTGAGAATATAATTCCTCTGAATTCTTCATCCATGGATCAAATATCTAATGGAGGTCCATTATTAGATGGAGATTTATCATCAGGGCCTTGTGCTACTAGCCCAGGCAATGGTCTGACCCTACCTGATGAACAAATTCCTGTCTTAGTGCCAGAAAATAGCGATAAAGTGGCTCGATGTCAATTAACAGACAGTGCAGTGGTGAAGAAAAATGCCATATCTGACCAGCAGGAAGGAGTATGTAGAACCATGACAGAAAACAGTTTATCCCAGGAGACTCCAGTATCGAGAACAGTTCATGATCTCATGGAGCCTCTAGAACCACTGCAATCATTATCATCTGTAGAGTCTCCACCTGACCCGGATACTGCTAGAGAAATGCCGAACACTTTGATATCTAGTCCTGTTGATATTGTACCTGATAATCAATCCATTAATGTTTCACTGGTCATGGAGCCTCCAGAGCAGGAGGGGCAATTACTTTCTGCAGGTTTCCTTTCTTCCAACCAGGACCTATCTAATTTGCCTTTGGTGACTGGAAACAAAGACCAGCCATCCGATGAAGATGATCTCCCCTATCACATTTCTGAGATTCAAAATCAAGTTGTGCAACAAGCCTCATATTCGGACCAGCAGGAAGGAGCATGTAGAACCATGACAGAAAACAGTTTGTCCCTAGAGACTCCAGTATCTAGACCAGTTGATGATCTCATGGAGCCTCTAGAACAAGTGCAACCATTATCATCTGTAGAGTCTCCACCTGACCGTGATACTGCTAGAGAAATGCAGAACATTTTGGTATCTAGTTCTGTTGATTTTGTACCAGACAATCAATCCATTAATGATTCACTGGTCATGGAGCCTCCAGAGCAGGAGGGGCAATTACCTTCTGCCGGTATCCTTTCTTCCAACCAGGACCTAGCTAACTTGCCTTTGGTGACTCGAACTGAAGACCAGCCATCCAATGAAGATGGTATTCCCAACCACATTCCCGAGACATCAATTGAGATTCAAAACCAAGCTGTTGGGCAATGTGCCTCAAATGTGGAACTTGACTCATGTTCTCGTCAAGTTGTACATCCAGCCTCAAATATGGACCTTGATTCACTTCTTCCTGGTGGATTCAGACGGCAGTCTTCAGACACAAGAAATTTGTCAACTCTCACAGAGAATAATAGCCATCCTGTACAACCTGCTAGCCAATCAGCTTCCAGGATTATTCGACATTTGTGCCTTGATCCACTTACCAATGAATTAGAAAGACTGCGTATACTGACAGACCAAAATATGAAAGAATATGAAAACAAG AAATTGCAGTTGAAATGTGATTTTGAGAAGGAACTCGAGGAACTTTACAGGAAGTATGACATTAAACGTAAGGAGATTGAGGTTGAATTTCAGAATATAAGGAAGAACCTGGATACAcgaaataaaatagtttttgtaaataagataTTGGCTGAGGCTTTCAGGGCTAAATCCATGGATCTTAAAGTATCTGGTGCATCAAGAATGCAGCAAG ATGCAAGTGTTCCAATGCAATTATTTCAGCTTGCAAGTCAGCAAAATGCCACTCAGCCCTGTCTGGTTGGTGCATCATCTTGTGGGCCTCCTGCAGCCAGCGTGCAGAGTTCCTACGCCACAACTACCACTCAGACTATGGTATCACCAATACAGGCCACTTACAGTACACCAGGAACTTTCTCCAGTGTTTCTCCAAGACTACCTCATATCAACTCCCTCTCTTCACCCTTGGGAAATGTTCAAACTGCTGGGGAGATACGTGCCCCTGCACCACATCTCCAGCCTTATAGACCCCCAACATCCATCCCAGCCTCCAGTCCATGTACAGTTCCGCATGGGAGGCCAGGTCAGCCTACACCCGGTAATATTCCGGTAACTTCTCCCCCATTTTCTCACCGGACACCCCGGCCAATGCCGGCAAACTTTCAGTCTGTTCCTCATAGGGGGCATTGGCCCGTAAGTACAGGTGGGTTATCCACACCTAATTTATCTGCTGCCATGAATTCTCGTGGTGATGCTAATAGTCAACCTGGTATAAATCTGGCAAATGTTCGGCCACATATGCCAGATTTGCCTACATTGATGAACTTGAACCTATCCAAATTTGGCTGTAATAGCTCGCCGGCTAACTCAGCACATCAAGCTACATCACCTGATGTAGTCTGTTTATCAGATGATGAATGA